The following nucleotide sequence is from Schistocerca serialis cubense isolate TAMUIC-IGC-003099 chromosome 4, iqSchSeri2.2, whole genome shotgun sequence.
CACACACTTTTGAAGAAATTTTTGAGGTAGgtgtattttttttacattttactttACGAAATGTGATTGTCTTGGCAGGGCACTTTCCCAGCATGAACTGCTCTCCCGTGTACTTGATGTCCAGAGGCTGCTTGGAAAACTACTGGTCCCATTTGCTGTAGGTACACAGTGTTTTGTCACTCAAGATACCTGCAGTTCCCTGCTATGGTAGACACCGTTTCCTGATGAATGTATATGTGTTTTCTCCTCTTGGCTAGCAAGTTATGCAATTTGCAAGCAGCTAGTGTTATTGTAGGAACTTTTTCTGGACATAGATTAATGGTAGTAAGAAAAATCCTGAAACGACTGGCAAGAATGCCAAAGGTGGCTTCGAATAGTCTCCTTATTTGACAACCAGTATTTGAAAAACTTTTCTTCCATAGTGATTTCCTTCATGGGGTATAGCTTCATAATGTTGTAGTGCAGAGGAAAGAAAAGCATCATGTGCCAGTGGAGTTGTAATATTTGTGTTACCTAGCTTTCTGCCTTCAGGAATGTTCAGAATAGATCAGTCAATGAGACTCTCCCATAGTTCactttttgaaaacactccagcaTCACAAACACATCCATTAGTTCCTACATCAACATACAAGAATTTGTATGTAGCATCTACCATGGCAAACAAAATTATGCTCTTAAAGGATTTATAATTGAAAAAGTAAGAGCCAATATCTTGTGGACTTTTGATGTGAATATGTTTTCCATCTATTGCTCTTATAGagttataatagttccacttttCCTCGAAATCATTTGCAATTTGTTCCCACTCTTCTCTGCTTGTGGGTacctataaacaaaattaatatatgTCTAAGATAATATGTAACAAAtggttttcatttttatatttatagcaTGAAGTAGAGGCTCAATATTCTTCAGAAGATAAGATGGAAGTTGCCTACAGTGAGCCACAGCCACAACCACAGCTCCAGCAACATGAACAGCTtctcacaaagaaaagaaaagtatcACCAGACGTTCTTCTGGAGGGCGCCAAAACATTGAGAGCAGTGGTCAATATGAGCAGAAACCAGTCCCACCCTGCCTGAGAAGATAGAGTGTCTTTGCCACCCACATCACAGATGAACTGTGGGAGATGGATAATATGGGGAGTGAGGTTTTTTCTAGGGGGCACCATGTATGCAATAATCATTTGCTGATGGGCAGGTGGGATATGCTGTAGGCGACAATTCCACAATCACAGCCACAGCCATCCACCTCTGGATACATTCAAGCAACTTTTCAGAAAGCCAGAATAGAGGAGAAAGACAcactttaatataaaaaaaattctgagctCTCCATCCTACTATGTCTACTTTTGAACTCCAGGTGCATCAAGTTAAAAAGTGTGTCATCAGTTTcgtacatttctattaattttgtagtttttggGACACAAACTGTATTTATTacattgtttaaaaataaaaatagttcttaatgcacataaattgtatcgaacatttatttaccttcacatattggtcctttagtgctttataaattgcttcacacaTTTCAGGGATTATTTTAGTTAATGTGCATTGTGGTATTTGAGTGCTGTATTGTAAGCTCTGTCCTGTAGCAAGAAAATGGAGAATTACTGTGAGCCTGTCGCCTGCAGATACAGCAGTTCTCAAGTGAGTATTCTGCATTGTGATATGGGGAGTCACTTCActgtgcaaatactgaaatgtattcTCACCCACTCTTAAGAAATTTATGTATGACTTGACAGCCTCCACTTGCAGCTCACATAACAAATTCTGCTGAATGCCTTTATCATCTTGTAAAAGCGACAGCTTCACCCAAGTACATTTCCTTTTTGTCCTCTGCTTCTCTTCCAAATATGACCTAGTGCAATTGTTGTACAAGCAACTGCTGTGCATAATAACAAGCAGtttttgtcagccatcttgaattttGACAAAACATACAATGACCGAGAAATGTCATTTTATAGTGCTACGTcaaaaatttttgtcaaagaaattttaTGGGTGTTCAGTCATACTTCTTTGTGAAAGAAATATGATTGTATAATACTGGCCGAACAGGGTGTTACATACGTAAATCTAGGAAGGTACCATGCACCTCACAGTAAATAATTCTGTTCCTTTAACTACCAAAACTCAAGCTATACAGCCTCAATACTTATTGCAATCCATTACACACTTTTACCAGTGTGGCTGTAATCACAATAATTTCTTACATTTTAATAGATTCTTCCCCTTCGTATTTTTTTCAGTATATGTATGCTTATTATTTTTTTCTGCGCATATTGGTGATTCATTTACCATGTAAGTTATCGGTTTTTATAAGGGAAGTacacaataaaacattaaatgccAAACCAACCTTGTTATTAATGAAAGTGGATACAAGATAAAACTCTTCCAAATAAATCATCGTACAAGTGAGGAATCTGAGTAAGCACAGAAATATAATACAGTTACATAAAATCATGACTTTTACTCATTCTATAATATGTGACACAATGTTCAAAATATACAGTGAAAAATCAGAATTTGTGATAAAGCAATGGAAAACTCAGGACAGAAATATGACAATGTACTATGAATGGGATAGACTGCTCCTCACAATATAGAGGagctgctgagtcacagacaggcacaagaaaaagactgttatacatgtgagcttttggccaataggctttcttctaatgaacaaaacacacacacattcacaaaagcacaACTTGTACATTGaaaaccactgtctctggccaggCATCAGACCACATAggttgtgtgcatttgtgtgtgttttctacattaGAAGAATGGCTTTTGGTCGAAAGCTCACATGCATAGTAGTCTTTTTCTTGCACCTGTCTGTGACTCGCCATCTCCTCTATACAGTAAGTAGTAACCAGTCCTCTTTGTAATATTGTTTTTTAGAATTTGTGATAAGTTCTGCAGCAGTCGTATgtcaatcaaataataataaaatggtaaggaaaagaaaaaaacacaaaacataGCAAACACATCAAATTATGTGCTTTCAAAGTTGCCTGTAGTAGCAATGACTCCAGCAAACTTTATAGGTATCTTAAAATCTGTAAATAAAGATATCATTCAGTCATCACTGGTTGAGAAATACCATTTTTCACCAAGCATGCAGAAAATTTGACAGGACCTTTGGTATAAAAGTGTTCTTTTCAGTGCAATAACAGAAGTGCTCTCATTTTTCAAATAAGCAGTTAAACACAGCAGGAATGTAGTGGAGCATATCAGATGTGATTGCTCCTCTGCCCTTCTCAGCAAAGGCACGTGAATTACAGTCACGTATTAGCTTACAAGCAGCATATGCTGCTACAAGACCAGCTTTTTCTGGTGGTGCAGTCTGTGATGCCCAGTATAAGAAAGTAGCTAAGCTCCCTGACAGCAAGTCTCCCTGGCCACCACAGCGCCTTGGTgaaccaccagctttcacagcccAAACACATCCTTCACTAGAAGTTATGGTATCTTCTTGTCCCTTCTGAAGAATTGCTGAAAATTGCCCTAGTTCTTGAGATAGACATTTTGCCTGAACCGTTTTGTCTTCTTCTGACCCAGATGTCTCACAGAATGTTTTCACCAGTCGAGGGAACTCTACTACATTAGGAGTAACCACAAGTATTCCAGGATAATTTCGCAGAATATCTGGGTACTTTCCAGCGAGGAAGAGGCCATCTGCATCCACAACAAGGGGCTTTTTCTCTGAACGCCATGCTTCGACAATTCTTGCTGTTGAATCCAAAATTTTTGGATTACGACCTAATCCAGGACCAACAACCAACACATGAAGGCGTTCCAACCACGGAAACACCTGATCTGGTGCATCTGGAGCATCAAGCACTGGATGGACAATCAAATCTGGGCTGTAATTATAAAAGAACAGAACCTCAATTTCAGCATCATGTTTTATAGAAAACAACTTTTCCTTTAAGACAGTTGTACATTTACACATCCCTAATCAGATAAAACATATGTCTTGATGTTGTCAAAAATGATGTATGCTTCAGGAATATATGACACAAGTGCATGAACTAGATGTATGCAAACAAAATGAAACTGACAAAACAAAATACAGTGCAGCAGCATTGTATTTAACCAAGTTACAGCAATTCAAACAGTCACCTAAAGAGGTTTTGATGTGAACATCACCTAATGaaacttcgtggtagattaaaactgtgtgtcagaccacgAATTGAACTCTGGACATTTAAGTTTTGTGGAAAAGTTCTCTACCTACTGAGTTGCCCtggcacaactcacgacccatctcacagctttacttccgccagtaggtAGGAGATGATGTAACGGCAGATATAAATCTGTGAGGATGTGTTgtgggtcatgcttgggtagctcagctggtagagcacttgctcgcgaaaggcacaggttctgagttcgagtattagtctggcacatagttttcatctgccaggaagtttcacatcggtCCACTCTCTCGTCAGTCCACACTTGTTGTagagtggaaattcattctggaatcataTAATCAATTTGTAAAATTATTCTAAGAAGTAAGATGTAGTTGTAGATTTCAGTTATTGCCAAAAATTTATACTTTATTCTTACAATAAATGTCTAGAAGTATTTGTGAGTGTCATTATATCATTATAAAATTAAGAATAAAgggcaaataaaatttattttccatCATTGAGATGAAGTTTTTCTTCTACTGTACACTTTATTTATGTTTAACTTTCACTTGTCAGTCCTACGTAATCTCTTTTTTTACATCGACCAACACGCTGCTTAACTAAGAAATAGCAACTTTCACTGTTGTCCGGATTTCAAGTTAAAACTGCATGCTCTCTAGTAACTTTTAATACAACTGAGGAAGCAGGAGCTTTTCTCCAAGTAGCAGCTTTTGTTCTAACTTACTAGGTTCCACTCTGCTGACAAGCACAAATGGCAGCCTACTAAGAAAGttcatttttttttcgtttatggGAGTTGCTTTTCTTTCATTAATTTTTACTTTGATTCATTCCACACATATGAAGGTGCTCCTTGATGATGGAATCCATGAAACacagtgaatgaacgaatgaaccAGTTAATtaatgaagaagagaaagaaacaaacaaagaaagaaaggaaacatagCTACGTAAGTCAGCTTTCAGTTTGGAGGAATGGAAAGATATAGCACTGCCAGTAAGACCACAACTAGTGAAATACTGTGATGTTTAAACCAAGCTTTAGATTCAAAACATACATACTTATCACAGTTCTTTAATCACGAAAAAAAGTGTTTGTAATGTTCGAATTAAGGCTTAATTTACTGCTAATGCTATCCCTTACGGTTCCAAAAGGGGTTTCTAATATTAATCAATGCTTAGTCAGCTCTTGTTCTTATGCAACAATCATAACTTGCAGACCAAAGTGATGATTGAAGGGATTGCCGTGTTAAGaagaaatctacggataccagtgacTATGCTGGATCCCATTTCAAACTGGAAATCTATACATCTGGAGGTGTTTTTTattttgacttttttatttttttaatgtacagTACTTCTTAAACGTAACCATCACACAACTTCCCATAATCTACCATCATACACCCAGTTCTCACCACGAATGTACTTTCTGTATGTTGTCTGATCTAAAGGACCAATAAAAACATAATACAACAAAATCTCATCTCAGACACAAAGGAAGAATTTGGGGCTCAAGTGTGGCACTGTTGTACTCCTCCCCCCGCTCCCCCAAAAAGAAAGTTGCTATGTTGACAGACTCACCTGTAGTGTGGCCCAAGGTCAATGTTAAGTTGGATGGTGATAGTTTGATAGCAAGGTGGTGAAGACAATCAGTGTGAATATAAAATATAGGTTATGTTAACATCTGATCTGTATCAAAGCCCTTTCTCTATTAACCCAAGGGATGAGATGGGTATGAAATGGGGTGACAGGTAAAAGTGTTTGAACGTGATGTGTTggcatttatttcctgtatttcctTGATCCAGAATGCTATAAGAGTGCAAAACATAATGTATCTCTTTTTCAAGTTGCTCAAAGGATCGACAAGGTTGTGAGAATGGGCTCTGCAGTCAGCAAACAATATTGTCAGAGTGTCCATACATGGGAAAAAATGCTAGTTACGAAAACAAATTCAATATTACTTTGTCTATTCTATACTTCACAGATGCCATAAGCAGCAAACTCTTCATTTGGGatttttacatttttaaagaaATTCCGTAAGCAGTATGTTGTGACCTTATGCCTAGCACATAGAGATCAGTCACAATCTATGATGTGGCTGGATTGGTTGGCAGAGCATCCTTCCTTGTTGTCACCAACCAAGATAGGCATTAGGCCTACTGACGCACCGAGCAGATACTTTTTGGTCCTATGTGCCACCTTATTTGATGATAAGGCTTTACCAACACACTCTAACCACAGAATTGACTTTCTATTAATATACAACGTCAATGTTTCTGAGAATATAATAATTGCTAATCTGAACATTTCTCACATTACTGAAGATGGCAGTATTAGAGGTACAAAAGGACCATACCTCAGAAAGGCAAGCAGATTCATCTCAAAGACGCTattccaagaagaagaagaaaacaccctGGCAAATTTTAATCACAACGTTCACAGACTCTCCCATCAATATCAGTCTAGAAGGAGCTGTAACATCAAcacaagaaaaattataaatataacaCATGAAAGAGTATAGAAATGAAAGGAGtaaaaacttaaaaggaagctgtttgatttggatgaaattGAAATGATAACTAATCTTCTGCAGTAAGTCTTTCTTAAGATGAAGACTGCTTGGTATATTCTTCATGGAATTCTGTGACTGtgaaagtggaggaggaggaggaaattaatgtCCTCTTGAcagcgaagtcattagagatggagcacaagctcagaaagGGGAAGGAGCAGGACGAAAATTGGCCATGacatttcaatggaaccatccttgcatttgcctgaaacaatttcagaaaatcacaaaaaacctaaatcagaatggctggatgtGAGTTTGAACCTTCACCCTCCAAAATCCGAGTccaatatgctaaccactgtgccaccttgctcggtgtgaAAATCGTAAGGGTGCTATTAGTAGCTAATTTACGATGGCTGCAGTATCACTAATATTCTAGAAGTTACAGTTACACACCAACAGTCAGGGAAACCCAGGTCGACAGCAGGTGCTTTTGAGAGACTGGAGTCAGTCAATAAAAAGTGGTCAAGGGTGTAGTCAGGTTGCTGCTCAGACACATGCACaaaaatttaattctgaagcacACTTAGTTTGTGATAAGAAGTAGTATTATGAAGTGTGATAGTGACTGGGAAGCAATTCTGTGAAGCTAAGTGTGTGGAATTGTGAGCCTGGAGAAGCCTGAAGTTAGCAGATTGGTACATGCATGGCAGCCATTTGTAACTTGTGGTAAACTGATTTTTAATAGGCAACCACATGTGAAAGTTGGACATTGGACGAACTCTCAAACAATTCTGGATGAAGTAACTAAATAACATCAACATTCTTACTGAGAACTTGGTGAAAAGTAACTGAGTGTGTGGCTAAGCAGGATAAGTGACATTGGACTGAGATGGACTGATAAATGGCAATAAACTTACTACATGCAAAATAATAAACTGCATTTAATTTGACAAACTTTTATAATTTCAGAACAACTgttaaatttatttcaaaatatgaaAAGGATGCAGCATGCAGGTTGGTTTGGGCAGTGCCTACGTATCTGCTAAAGCAAATTACTTCCACTAATTTGATTGGTGCAAACTTGAGTAGAtttatttttcaaaacaaaaacagtcatGGGATGTTTACAAATTCTATGACCCACAATTTACAGACAGTATGTTGCTGTGTTTTGCAAGGCATGAAAGGTGGGATTTATATCTTGTTATAGAGACATTTGAGTGAAAGAACGAAATTTGTGCCACATGACAAAGAAAGTGTTATATTAAAGACTAATGGATTGAAATTAGCTAAACCAGTTCCATTAAGACCGGCTTAACACACAAATATGATGTTTCTCCATTGTGATCACAGCACAATTTCCATCTTCTATACATTCCTGTCTACTGCTAAGATATACACTGAGTAATTATCCATCCATTATTTGAAAAAAGCATCTTTTTGGTATTATATGTATGTTAGCTCACAGAAATACTAATCAATGACAAGATTGCTGAGTATTTTGTTCTATATATTGCTTTGTGTGTTGCCAAGTGCCTACATGCCAGCCAAGTCAGAAGAGTCATGAAGTGTTATGAATCAAGTAGTGCTGGCTAGAGCTTATACGCTTATGCCTGTAACAACAATAGAAAACATTTTCATGTATCAGTAATGCAACTGATTATGTTTTTTGTGTATGTTGCAATTTATTTGCATTCTCTGGATTGTGTCACACTATTGAGTGTTTACATAATGGAAATTCTGGGATGGTATGGCATCGATATGAAAAGCATAAATTGTTTCTCACAACATAGAGTTGATGACTGTTAGACAGGCTAAATGATAAAAGGACTGCTAGGCATTATTTAGCTTGTGTGTGCAGGTTAATGCAGTGAGACATTAAGTTTATTGCACAGCTGAAAAATCTATGAACAGAAACTGAGATATAATTTACTCCTTTTCATACTCATTAACGTTTCAGTTGCTGGCCCGTTACCAATACAATTAACATAGTAACATGTGGACTGCAAGTGAATACGGTTCAATGGATTTTCCAATACTTTTCCATGCAAATTTAAGCTGTGGGACTTCAGGTACCACTAATTCCACCAGGGACAAGGAAATGACCCCACGCTGTTGTCTGTTCTTTTATTCAATAATATTTGTCACACCTATTGAACGAGAGGCACTGTAACTAACCAATGATACCCGAAACTGCCATGTTTACGTTCGCTTATTACCTGTAGGATTTTATAACAGGTGCTGCTTCTTTACAGCAGAAGACATGGCTTAGATCGCAACCCACTCTGAAAGCCGAGATTGCTGCGAAGTATGGTGCTCCCGTGTATTCAAGAGAGCCACCAACAACACCTATCCTCCCAGATGATCCCTTGTGTCCGTCGTCCCGTAGTGATGGAACAATTGCCTTTGCGGCTTTCATCGCTTCTACTGCTTCCGTATTTGCCATATTTTTAATTTGCCGGTATTGACAATTTAAGCAGGAATTAATGCTTATGGATCGTTTCAGGACCCAGCAGAGCTTCTTCATGCAATCTAATAATACAAAAACACAGTTCAAAGAAATGTTGTTTTCGAACTCCAAAAATGATTCAACACTGATTAAGCTATCAATACATATCAAAGTTACGTTTAGCAAGTCATTCTTGTAAACAGTACACTACATAAGGAACGTAAACAAACTTCCCTCTTAAGATCGTTGTAATATCGGTGTTCTATCGATAATATCGACATGTTGCGAGTTTATTCAACCGCATGAAACAAGTGCAAATGTATCGTGTAAAGAGCGGGCATTCATAATAGAAAAGATGAGCTAAATAAGGAAAACAAGTTGTTATAACATTGTggttaatttttatataattaatttACCAGTATTTTAAATGTGAGAAAGCCAAACAATTATCAAATATTTTTATGCTTTTCATGGCTGTAATTTTGTAAAGGTATTAAGAATATTAAATGACTGAAATTGCCTTGACAGTTTCATGGTGGTAGGTGAAGAGTATTTTCTTTTACTGTAATATGTTATCTCAGTTGAAAGTTAGACATATGATTATAAGACGTACTGCATACAAGAAAGGCATATAATGACAAAATTTGACTTCGTATTTCACAGTCAAAGGATTGTCCAGTAATGCTacagaagatat
It contains:
- the LOC126475184 gene encoding uncharacterized protein LOC126475184 isoform X1, producing MHSSCLYNNCTRSYLEEKQRTKRKCTWVKLSLLQDDKGIQQNLLCELQVEAVKSYINFLRVGENTFQYLHSEVTPHITMQNTHLRTAVSAGDRLTVILHFLATGQSLQYSTQIPQCTLTKIIPEMCEAIYKALKDQYVKVPTSREEWEQIANDFEEKWNYYNSIRAIDGKHIHIKSPQDIGSYFFNYKSFKSIILFAMVDATYKFLYVDVGTNGCVCDAGVFSKSELWESLID
- the LOC126475184 gene encoding uncharacterized protein LOC126475184 isoform X2 codes for the protein MHSSCLYNNCTRSYLEEKQRTKRKCTWVKLSLLQDDKGIQQNLLCELQVEAVKSYINFLRVGQSLQYSTQIPQCTLTKIIPEMCEAIYKALKDQYVKVPTSREEWEQIANDFEEKWNYYNSIRAIDGKHIHIKSPQDIGSYFFNYKSFKSIILFAMVDATYKFLYVDVGTNGCVCDAGVFSKSELWESLID
- the LOC126475183 gene encoding ATP-dependent (S)-NAD(P)H-hydrate dehydratase, whose protein sequence is MKKLCWVLKRSISINSCLNCQYRQIKNMANTEAVEAMKAAKAIVPSLRDDGHKGSSGRIGVVGGSLEYTGAPYFAAISAFRVGCDLSHVFCCKEAAPVIKSYSPDLIVHPVLDAPDAPDQVFPWLERLHVLVVGPGLGRNPKILDSTARIVEAWRSEKKPLVVDADGLFLAGKYPDILRNYPGILVVTPNVVEFPRLVKTFCETSGSEEDKTVQAKCLSQELGQFSAILQKGQEDTITSSEGCVWAVKAGGSPRRCGGQGDLLSGSLATFLYWASQTAPPEKAGLVAAYAACKLIRDCNSRAFAEKGRGAITSDMLHYIPAVFNCLFEK